A genome region from Natronobeatus ordinarius includes the following:
- a CDS encoding substrate-binding domain-containing protein, with the protein MSDASRRRFLRSTGAVAGVALVAGCFGGENGDDVLGDPEYVEGRPDPGGTSIEELPDLNGELTIYSGRSQTRIGELMDHLENEYDDLSLEVRYDDTADLTATIETEAETPADVFYGSETQSMTHLKEGGYTTPLPDDVLELSEPDTQDPDGHWAGFTRRFRAIGYYTERYDREELPDDIFEFASDERFRDDIMWAPDQGSFQAFVTAMRVYHGEEETREWLRAMVDDQNVATSPGGDSAMAQATADGEVGIALTNHYVLRDNPGDTLDLAYTSGDAGAMFNVTGATVMADSDDQETAANFVAHLLSAEAQEYFATTTWEYPTIDGVEPIDELQSTDEFEPPELDLNELADLEPTLELLRDETIL; encoded by the coding sequence ATGTCCGACGCCAGTCGCCGACGATTCCTTCGATCGACAGGCGCGGTCGCCGGTGTGGCCCTCGTCGCCGGCTGTTTCGGCGGCGAGAATGGGGACGACGTGCTCGGCGACCCTGAGTACGTCGAGGGCCGACCCGATCCCGGCGGGACGTCGATCGAGGAGTTACCCGACCTGAACGGCGAACTCACGATCTACTCCGGTCGAAGCCAGACGCGTATCGGCGAGCTAATGGATCATCTCGAGAACGAGTACGACGATCTCTCCCTCGAGGTCCGGTACGACGACACCGCCGACCTGACCGCGACCATCGAAACGGAGGCGGAGACGCCCGCTGACGTCTTCTACGGGAGCGAGACGCAGTCGATGACGCACCTCAAAGAGGGCGGGTATACCACTCCGCTCCCCGACGACGTGCTCGAGCTGAGCGAGCCGGACACGCAGGACCCAGACGGCCACTGGGCCGGTTTCACGCGTCGGTTCCGGGCGATCGGATACTACACCGAACGGTACGACAGGGAGGAGTTACCGGACGACATCTTCGAGTTCGCCAGCGACGAACGCTTCCGCGACGATATCATGTGGGCCCCGGATCAGGGGTCGTTCCAGGCGTTCGTGACGGCCATGCGGGTGTACCACGGCGAGGAAGAGACGCGCGAGTGGCTCCGGGCGATGGTGGACGACCAGAACGTTGCGACGTCGCCGGGTGGCGACAGCGCGATGGCGCAGGCAACCGCCGACGGCGAGGTCGGCATCGCCCTCACCAACCACTACGTCCTTCGCGACAACCCCGGCGACACGCTCGATCTCGCGTACACGAGCGGTGACGCCGGTGCGATGTTCAACGTCACCGGCGCGACGGTGATGGCAGACAGCGACGACCAGGAAACCGCCGCGAACTTCGTCGCCCACCTCCTCTCGGCTGAGGCCCAGGAGTACTTCGCGACGACGACGTGGGAGTATCCGACGATCGACGGCGTCGAACCGATCGACGAGCTCCAGTCGACCGACGAGTTCGAACCCCCCGAACTCGACCTGAACGAACTGGCCGACCTCGAGCCGACGCTCGAACTGCTTCGCGACGAAACCATCCTGTAA
- a CDS encoding ATP-binding cassette domain-containing protein: MATADPFNVDPRRREGADSSSDGGDEGGGDGLPIGLTLLAGAVSAVIVIPVLWVGVVALSVEYERAAAIVFRARTLEILLNTLALVVVVTTLSVLIAVPLAFLTTLTNLPYRRLWIVALSLPLVVPSFTSAFAFISVWGPRGLVQSLVEPFGVESLPSIYGFWGTAFILTLYNYPFVYITTLAGLQAFDKTYLDAARTLETGLWPVFKRVVFPLAKPAIAAGALLTALETAGDFGVPALLRLDVLTRQIYVEHNALAHDYAAMLSLHLVAITLVILAIESQVRGHETIHGGSRGESRSYTIRLGRWKWPVLLGCGMLFTLSIVLPIVFLTWWLIQGPQTYVASLEFSPEYAFNSASVSVLAALVAAAFALPVAVLAARYRSTVSTLLERATYVGFAVPGVVIGLSLVYFGSAYLPALYQTIPLLVFAYVVLYLPLAVGSVRASILYVNPHLTEAARSLGCSPREAFRKITLPLILPGVVAGAALVFLHGMKELPATLLLRPTGFETLASFIWVAERNAYYGYAAVPALVLIFVSGFAILAVLPGERFDYRRVRRRIGRSSPRLRSAKSLEGDRADVSFDGGRREDWSEGDDEADVPATRARATATAKADAETDPGDVILELEAVRKAFNGETAVDDCSLSVREGEVLTLLGPSGCGKTTTLRLIGGLDRPDAGTIRIHDRVVADDSSFVPAESRDVGIVFQDFALFPHRTVAENVAFGLEASSEAETTVDELLELVGLREYRDSYPDELSGGQKQRIALARSLAPQPELLLLDEPLSNLDAGLRVRMRTAIREILDAVDVTAIWVTHDQEEALSVGDRTAVMNAGSIEQLDTPRAAFMRPATRMVADFLGQASYLRGALENGVVETAIGPLERDHVLVPESADVGRLDVLVRPDDVALEEAAPSAAHGRIVDRQFTGSSVTYRVELEDGTTLHCRRPHEDWLDVSAPVRVSITAGHELPAFEVESESGARGG; this comes from the coding sequence ATGGCCACGGCTGACCCGTTCAACGTCGACCCCCGGAGGCGAGAGGGTGCAGACTCCTCGAGTGACGGGGGTGACGAGGGCGGCGGCGACGGGCTCCCGATCGGGCTCACGCTGCTCGCCGGGGCCGTCTCGGCCGTGATCGTGATTCCCGTCCTCTGGGTCGGCGTCGTTGCGCTTTCGGTCGAGTACGAGCGCGCGGCGGCGATCGTCTTCCGGGCGCGGACGCTCGAGATCCTCCTGAACACGCTGGCGCTCGTGGTCGTCGTCACGACGCTTTCGGTGCTCATCGCAGTCCCGCTCGCGTTCCTCACGACCCTCACGAACCTCCCGTACCGACGGCTCTGGATCGTAGCGCTCTCGCTGCCGCTCGTGGTACCGAGCTTCACCAGCGCGTTCGCGTTCATCTCGGTGTGGGGGCCGCGGGGACTGGTCCAGTCGCTCGTCGAACCGTTCGGCGTCGAGTCGCTGCCGTCGATTTACGGCTTCTGGGGGACCGCCTTCATCCTCACGCTCTACAACTACCCGTTCGTCTACATCACGACGCTCGCGGGGCTCCAGGCGTTCGACAAGACGTACCTCGACGCCGCCCGGACGCTCGAGACCGGTCTGTGGCCCGTGTTCAAGCGTGTGGTCTTCCCGCTGGCCAAACCCGCGATCGCCGCGGGGGCGTTGCTGACGGCGCTCGAGACGGCCGGCGACTTCGGCGTCCCGGCGCTGTTGCGTCTCGACGTGCTGACGCGCCAGATCTACGTCGAGCACAACGCCTTAGCCCACGACTACGCCGCCATGCTTTCGCTGCACCTGGTTGCGATCACGCTCGTGATCCTCGCGATCGAGTCGCAGGTGCGCGGTCACGAGACGATCCACGGCGGCTCACGCGGCGAGTCGCGCTCGTACACGATCCGCCTCGGCCGGTGGAAATGGCCCGTCCTCCTCGGTTGCGGGATGCTCTTCACCCTCAGCATCGTCCTCCCGATCGTCTTCCTGACCTGGTGGCTGATCCAGGGCCCGCAGACGTACGTCGCCTCCCTCGAGTTCAGCCCCGAGTACGCGTTCAACTCCGCGTCCGTCTCCGTGCTCGCGGCCCTCGTCGCCGCCGCGTTCGCGCTCCCGGTGGCCGTTCTCGCCGCACGGTACCGGTCGACCGTCTCGACCCTCCTCGAGCGGGCGACCTACGTCGGCTTCGCCGTCCCCGGCGTCGTCATCGGCCTGAGTCTCGTCTACTTCGGCTCGGCGTACCTCCCGGCGCTCTACCAGACGATCCCGCTGCTCGTCTTCGCGTACGTCGTCCTCTACCTCCCGCTCGCCGTGGGCTCGGTTCGAGCGTCGATCCTGTACGTCAACCCGCACCTGACCGAGGCGGCCCGCTCGCTGGGCTGTTCGCCACGTGAAGCGTTCCGGAAGATCACGCTCCCGCTGATCCTCCCCGGCGTCGTCGCCGGCGCGGCGCTCGTCTTCCTCCACGGGATGAAAGAGTTGCCGGCGACGTTGCTGCTCCGTCCCACGGGATTCGAGACCCTGGCGTCGTTCATCTGGGTGGCCGAGCGAAACGCCTACTACGGCTACGCCGCCGTTCCCGCCCTCGTGCTCATCTTCGTCTCCGGCTTCGCGATCCTGGCTGTGCTGCCGGGCGAACGATTCGACTACCGGCGGGTCCGCCGCCGGATCGGCCGCTCGTCACCCCGTCTCAGAAGCGCCAAGTCACTCGAAGGTGACCGAGCCGACGTGAGCTTCGACGGGGGACGACGCGAGGACTGGAGCGAGGGCGACGACGAAGCCGACGTTCCGGCCACTCGGGCTCGAGCGACGGCAACGGCGAAGGCGGACGCGGAGACGGACCCAGGCGACGTGATCCTCGAACTCGAGGCCGTCCGCAAGGCCTTCAATGGCGAGACGGCCGTCGACGACTGCTCGCTCTCGGTTCGCGAAGGTGAGGTGCTCACCCTGCTCGGGCCCTCGGGCTGTGGAAAGACGACCACGTTGCGACTGATCGGGGGGCTCGACCGGCCGGACGCCGGCACGATCCGGATTCACGACCGGGTCGTCGCCGACGACTCGTCGTTCGTCCCCGCGGAGAGCCGGGACGTCGGCATCGTCTTCCAGGACTTCGCGCTCTTTCCACACCGGACCGTCGCCGAGAACGTCGCGTTCGGACTCGAGGCGAGTTCCGAGGCGGAGACGACCGTGGACGAGCTACTCGAGCTCGTCGGCCTCCGCGAGTACCGCGACAGCTACCCCGACGAACTCTCGGGCGGACAGAAACAGCGGATCGCGCTCGCCCGCTCGCTCGCCCCACAGCCCGAGCTCCTGTTGCTCGACGAGCCGCTGTCGAACCTCGACGCTGGCCTTCGCGTGCGCATGCGGACGGCCATCCGGGAGATCCTCGACGCCGTCGACGTCACCGCGATCTGGGTCACCCACGACCAGGAAGAGGCGCTCTCGGTCGGCGACCGGACCGCCGTGATGAACGCTGGCTCGATCGAACAGCTCGATACCCCGCGGGCGGCGTTCATGCGCCCCGCGACGCGGATGGTCGCCGACTTCCTCGGCCAGGCGAGCTACCTCCGCGGCGCGCTCGAAAACGGCGTCGTCGAGACGGCGATCGGTCCGCTCGAGCGCGACCACGTGCTCGTCCCGGAATCGGCCGACGTCGGGCGGCTCGACGTCCTCGTCCGCCCGGACGACGTCGCGCTCGAGGAGGCGGCACCGTCGGCCGCCCACGGCCGGATCGTCGACCGACAGTTCACCGGCTCGAGCGTCACCTACCGCGTCGAACTCGAGGACGGGACGACGCTGCACTGTCGTCGGCCACACGAGGACTGGCTCGACGTCTCGGCGCCGGTCCGGGTGTCGATCACCGCCGGGCACGAGCTGCCGGCGTTCGAGGTCGAGTCGGAGTCGGGTGCTCGAGGCGGGTGA
- a CDS encoding XTP/dITP diphosphatase, which translates to MAIQFVTGNDGKVREARAYLEGIEPVEQVDYDYTEVQSDDLAEIAAHGAREAFEELGGEDGVLVDDAGLFVDALGDFPGPYSAYVEDTLGVERVWQLASAEENRRAHFRTVLAYCDENGVETFEGAVGGTLVAPRGKGGFGYDPIFEYNGQTMAEMSTEQKNAISHRGRALAAFVEWYAER; encoded by the coding sequence ATGGCCATCCAGTTCGTGACGGGCAACGACGGAAAGGTGCGAGAGGCGCGTGCGTACCTCGAGGGCATCGAGCCCGTCGAGCAGGTCGACTACGACTACACGGAGGTCCAGAGCGACGACCTCGCGGAGATCGCCGCTCACGGCGCTCGAGAAGCGTTCGAGGAACTCGGCGGCGAGGATGGCGTGCTCGTCGACGATGCGGGGCTGTTCGTCGACGCACTCGGGGACTTCCCGGGACCCTACTCGGCGTACGTCGAGGACACCCTCGGCGTCGAGCGCGTCTGGCAGCTGGCGAGTGCGGAGGAGAACCGGCGGGCGCACTTCCGGACGGTGCTGGCGTACTGTGACGAAAACGGCGTCGAGACGTTCGAGGGAGCCGTCGGCGGGACGCTCGTCGCCCCACGCGGCAAGGGTGGGTTCGGCTACGATCCGATCTTCGAGTACAACGGACAGACGATGGCGGAGATGAGCACCGAGCAGAAGAACGCGATCTCCCACCGCGGACGGGCGCTGGCAGCGTTCGTGGAGTGGTACGCCGAGCGGTAG
- a CDS encoding 4a-hydroxytetrahydrobiopterin dehydratase: MPETELADRDCEACTSEDEPLTGSALTDLYEELDTDVWEVVDEHHLEGTYAFEDFRDALEFTYEVGELAEEEWHHPDIHLSWGEVVIEMWTHKIDGLHETDFIMAARMDRMHEEYDTPEE; encoded by the coding sequence ATGCCCGAGACCGAACTCGCCGACCGCGACTGCGAGGCCTGTACGAGCGAGGACGAACCGCTCACCGGATCGGCGCTGACCGACCTCTACGAGGAACTCGACACCGACGTCTGGGAGGTCGTCGACGAACACCACCTCGAGGGGACGTACGCCTTCGAGGACTTCCGGGACGCCCTCGAGTTCACCTACGAGGTTGGGGAGCTGGCCGAAGAGGAGTGGCACCACCCCGACATTCACCTCTCGTGGGGCGAGGTCGTGATCGAAATGTGGACGCACAAGATCGACGGCCTCCACGAGACGGACTTCATCATGGCGGCGCGGATGGACCGGATGCACGAAGAGTACGACACGCCC